The following DNA comes from Agelaius phoeniceus isolate bAgePho1 chromosome 7, bAgePho1.hap1, whole genome shotgun sequence.
gttggactggaggatcctgatgggtccttcccagctcagcccattctgtgcttctggtatcccatcagcctggggatggggctgccaatggttgccatggcaatgggctctggctgcaggcctgagctggtgtccatggcaaccacccctggcatggggtctccatggagctgccaagggactgagcatagcaacagggggctggtgatggttgccatggaaactgaccataacAACAGgaggctggtgatggttgccatggaaactgaccataacAACAGcaggctggtgatggttgcctgctaaggatcacatttgtcacaggccctcagaggcgTTCCATGTGCGTCTCTAGATGgtgtctccaggctgttcaagagctggaatgtcacaggcagggacaggggctccatggacaCCTCCCAcggctttctgggatggtaaagagccctgtggtcagaggcaatcacagccattccatggtgacatcccagggcaccttgggctgcaaaggcacccatctgtcacaggcactcatgggggctccatggagacatcccaggagtccccaggctgccaaagagccgggatgtcccagacactcacaggggttcctgccatgggcacagtgggagcttcaagCAGtgtttattagagaagctcctgttgggtcttgaggtgcagaaaggatcccGAAcagcccccacagatccccaaatgtcacctctGAGTTAGAGATGACACAAACTtagatcagaaggctaagggctaaaagccacctgttttttcaatcctcttcttttatatcttgatttgctacaggtggaccccactggtcatttaatcaacacatttcacatgattggtCTATTAAGACAacacccttcagtaaacaactttatggaaaaaagtcaacttattacaaatattttttgggCACCAGTATTGATGTTTGTTTTACATTTGGCCTTTCTGGGGGCTccctggatgggggaaatgctccagtagcagttctgtgccaggtaaaAGGACACACACGggactttttcagtcttcagcttcttgtttattattatcttatctaaagttttgcattgctttccacaccaggctcagcatgCTGGGAAAATACCTCAAAATGGCTCTAAAATGTACAgtttcaaggtcttttaaagttTTCTCATCCAATTAATTCTTAAAACCTATAGTATTTTGACTTATCAACCAATAACTCGTCCCTTGACTGTCCACAAAACCTCTGCCCTTTGCTTTCCTTGACCAATCAACCAGTGCCACCAACACTGtagaaaatggagtagatgaagaagaagaagacagggactacacTCCAATTCCTGCATCTTGCTTCCGATCTACACCATACTagaaatcccaaaacctaaatttctcaccaaagGGACATAGCATACTACTCTCTATTACCTATTTCACACTTTGGTAAATTCTAATCGCTCTCAAAGTCCTGGAGGACTTCTCCATAGGCAAATGTTAAAGGCAGAGTTTCTCTGCAGGTCAGGACCCCTCAGCGCAGACAGAAAaacattccctgtgccctggattcCCACACATTTCACCTAAAATCCTTTAACCCTTAACATGGGATGATACCCAAAAATGTTCCAGGTAAAtaggattagaaggagaagaaatagggaaaaacaaaaagacagaAATCCATACAAAGACACGCACATGGGTACCAACTGCTGgggttccagcatcaccaacagagaaaccccaggagaaggcaggatCCAGACCCTCGGCTGGCCTCGTGCTCCGGCTGTTAAcccctgggccttcatggccccgcccctggggtgggactgccagttgcttgtccaatcagagccagggtagcaccagctgctggtgtgtgattgattgattgacagctgggccaatcagagctgggttaacATCAccccctgctgtgtgattggcagctctgccaggccagggctgggggcagggctctgtcccaccacaaaccaaggcctgacctGGCCAtggccccacacgggcattccgagcatcccgagcatcccaaggtgtcttgggacatggatctcatccagcctctgacagccaccacggtgacactacggaacctcatggagccatggctcagttgtgacaatggagatccaaggaaacgATGGTGAGACTGTGCAATCCAGGAATcctggaatcaaggagaccattgtgcaaatcatgggctctatggaagcaaggatccatgatcaaactgtggtttgattgtgattgatgtaaaacagaaacaaggagccattgtttcacagcggggctgcgtggggccaatggacccttgtgactctgttggggctcatgaaaccaagaagccattgtgacattgccagacctcatggaatcaaggagaccattgtgacagtgtTAGGACCCATGAAATCcatggaacatggaacaggtctgcctggtttggcctcctggggactgtctgacaggtcccactgaatttggcatgtaaagggccacttcccatctgaccgtgaagcactggggctctgtgctttcattcctatgggaaagaactgccTTTCTTGTCTAGGcgcccatggccaaaattgggattctgcatctaaaattctctatatccaagggttactcccagacaaaatctgcccatACAGTCAAGTCTGGCTAGACTTGGtctctggtgactgcctctcatctgcccctgcacccctggggctcacttgtttccttcctatggagaccattgtgacactgtggagcattgtggaaccaatgggccatggtgacactgcaggcccttgtggaacctattacactgtaggaacttgtggaaccaaggggaacaTTGTGATCCTGCAGGttaccatggatccaaggggcaactgtgacattgtggggcctcgtggaactaaggacatctttgtggctctgttgggccacATGGTGCCAAGGGGCCAGTGcaaagcagcagggctttgtggagccaagaggccattgctgcatttcagggcctcgtggagccaaagggcccttgtgatcctgcagggcactgtggatccatggagagcattgtggcattgcaaggccccatggaatcatggagacccttgtgacactgtggggcctcatagaaggaaggggccattgtgacactgtgggaacttgtggaaccaagggaatcattATTGCACTACTGggccccaatggaaccaaggggccattggacacagccaggcttcatggaaccaatagACTATtatgacactgtggggccttgtggaaccatggagaccattaagATCCTTAAGGACTTGTGTAATCAGGGGGCTATTATGACACCTGAGGGCATCATGGgagcaaggagccattgtgacactgcagggccctgtggaagcaagggaacatgaaacaggtgtggctgccttggcctcccaggggtcacctgacaggtctggctgaccttggaatgtggaaggccactcccatctgcccctgaaacactggggctctgggctttccttcgtatggaaaagaactgtccatcTTTTCCAgtcatccatggccaaaatttggattccacctccaaatttctgtgtatccaaggattgctgccagacaaaagctgccaggacaaacaggtctggctggtcttTTACTTTTACTGAGTGCCAGAACTCACctgttttccaaacactggaaagggctctctgcctttcttgtatggaaaaaaatcatccttctccaggcacaaattatttaaattaggATTCTGCATTCATAATGTCAAAAATGCAAGGGCCGCTCCaagcaaacctgccaggacCGACAGGTCAGGCTTGCCTCGGCCTCTGGTGGTTgctgttcatcagctcctgaaacacaagggctctgtggtttccttcctatggagaccaatgtgacacttgggagccttgtgaaatgcaggggccattgtgacactgaagagcaccatggatccaagggaccattgtgacactgtggggcctcgtggaaccaaggacatcattgCGGATCTGTTGGGctgcatggtcccaaggggccagtgcaAATCAGCAATGTGGGAGTTagcccagctgtaactcagaTTCAGCCAGATTTTACCCCAGAAGAACTGGGTGTGAGTTTCAAGCCCTGTAAATCATTTGTTTATCTTAGGGTGAGCTTGAGAGTTCCCCCATAAGCCTTTAGTGTTGTTTCCCTGCGTTGTCCAAGCTCTCCTCTcctattggttacttgtttcccctatagGGTTATTGTTCTAGAGTGTTCTACCCTCAAGTGTATATATTGTTGCTTTGCCTTTATCTCAGGTCTTTGAATCCCACCCCCCGTACTGTGCTCGACTTCTCcctgtttattgtttttcatgCTGTTACTAAAGTTCTTTTTGGGCAACTCCATTGATCCTGCTTGTAGGAGCGCCGGGGGGTAGGATGGTTGGGATGTacggagatgagagatctctgaagccagttcttggaacttgtggtttattgcaaagggtgtgggtgcaggggccttatttggagctgccagccacagctcggagcaggcccgagagagGAGCTCGAAAGAGGCGCCCAAAATGGATGCCCAAAAGAGGAGGggagttcccattacaatacaataaatcttcttctgtgctgcatattctaattttcactaaccagtctagtacaagatacaaatcttatagcatttacatacagcctataagaatcattacattaccatactgtgttacattttaaaccctaaaaactactctttgcaccccttctgccaagctagtagggtctgctctgacccttggagctgtctgcaagcagagggtgttgtttcaCCAAAAAGGGTTTGTCTTCAGCCGGCcataccattgttttccagttgttcagtaactaaggcttggtatctcaaagcttgctttcatttcaatctcacttatagtttccatattctcaaaatcttttgccaggcaatcatatttataaggctttccagTTTCATCTTCCTGAGCATCtgcttcttttcattttcaccaccCTTGCCCTGAAGTTGGGGAACCAGaaaggtttgtcacagccaccctcattgcAACCTTTGGTGCCCGAACAGGGGCCCTGACATtcagtcacgtcagctggggttagctgatggataggccagtgCTACCCGGGATTGTGGATTGTTCTGGGCCGGCAGATTCATCATTGCTTGGAGGGACCTCGGCCAGGATCCACAGGGACAGCGACAGTTTCACCTGCGTAGGATTGCAGGTGGGATGGGGAAACGCAGGACAattattgcccattttgccgCTGTGTTTTTACAATACGCATCCACATCCCATAactgatttggggtgttccagTGGCTGTTCCACCTAagctggagaaagagaaaaatgggcagccagatgtccaaagtagaGAGGTGCATATATGGATGCTTTAGGTTAATTCTCAATGATCATGACCAAATATCTTCAAAGAAGAAATTGAAATCAATcatgaggtggatcattaaaaattttccagatgcCCCTGAGCCTGACCGTCcgccctccatcttggctcctccacttcctgctaccacagccttctcttccgccctgaatgaacctccagactccacccccactgtcaatcattccacctccaccctgggccatgcctccagaAGGCCACCCTGGAAGTCCGCCATCCTAGATCAAGGCCCTTCCTCCCCAACACCTCACAAAGTGGCAGCGCCATTTGCCTCACCCTCTGGCCACAATATAACCCCATGATCAAAGATACTAAGCCCAAATTGTCACCCAACTATTTCTAATCCAAATGTTTCTGTTCCAAGTTATTCTTCCTCCACAGAGCACAGTTTAGACTCAGAGCCACCTCACTGCTCAGTCCCAGAAAATCCCTGGGAAAGGAATAAGACTGGCAAATAGTCTCAAAATTCCTCATTGCCCCTGTATCatatgaaagaagggggcagaatcccaggtatcagccattggtttatggggaaatcaaggatctgtgaagggcagctaaagaccataggaaggacttaccttgttttaatggcctcatgagggccatgtttacagcacatatcttaaccccctatgatttaaagtatattatgaccatgttgttgtcacctacagtacaaaccctgtgggaagggggatggaagtgtttactaaatcaattaatagcagactatgctaataatgaggcaagggtgGAATTGACAATCAACaatctagctggagaaggacaacacagcctaccagatgatcaagcagcaggtatccccagagaagtatgggatgatatcaaagagatggctttgaaagctttaatccaggtatcggatggtagcacccccaatttggactaccttgggtggctgcagctaaagctttaggacaatcagaccatcctgggtgcctgttaagtaagcaaaccaatgctacctccctcacattgagtggctgctctcagacacagagaccatcagacatgccaccttgcagaacagcaatagagtttttactctgggcacatgggcatggctgtgtagactctgagggcatgtgctgcatgaacctctccagccacagcgagtcaattcacaagagcattcaggtactgaaggaagggttcaagaagcttcaagtggaaaacaaagactggttcaataaactcttccaatccaaGGTACTAAAGGGCTGGATGATGTCTAGCTAAAACAGGACTATTAATTCTCTTACtggttgttgttgtattgttaattttCCCGTGTTTATTTGGGTGCCTTTAGGAAGTCTTAGACAATTCTTTCAGTTGTATCTTTGTTGTAaaagagaaagggggaagatacccaacataggctcctcatggacaccttggaggagagaattggaggccaggctggcacaaaaaaatctcagagaCAGTGTGAGAAGGAGAATCCTTAaaaagtacctaaaagtattcttaaatccataaagtaccttaaaaaccttgagtatctcaaggcattaatgagccccactgagtgtcagtacaaagctctccagagactcgttaaagcagataattggggaaatgattgcacaaacctctcacagagtctgtatcaaaagggaaacaccaagtaccttcaaataactgaagtaccctgaagcattaatgagccccactgagtgttgttactgacaaagcctctccagggactaattacagcagataattggaggccatgattggagaaacctctcagagactccaaggcaaaagccaaagccaaagtcctttaaaaaagctgcagtccctgcagggaggagcccccagggccattgctgagcaaggctccccagggactccttgcagcagatccttgaggccactgggatgtgggctagggggggatgctgagggcaggacaaggggctgacagtgcccagcctggctggggctgtgccaggaggccccagggcctctggacaaggtgtctcctcccagcccttggtggcacagaccctgctgtgccccagggcaccaagacttggtttctctttgtccccacctgtcatcactgcctgcagttctctgctctgcctggggcctggggacacttgctcagccgtgtccctcagtgggacccattaaaagtccaagaaagtttggagttggattctgccttggagttctggagaggtttcttcagctccctctcagggactgacattcagggcctgagcacaaagccccagaggctgattaaagtccttgtgctgtgtctgtgctgctgagctgggctgggctcctggcacagaggcagctcctggtcaccaagaagagcttcaaaagcacatttctctggatgagcagctcttctgccagcccagcagggctggggcactgcctgcagccagcgcgggcacagcacagaggcacagagagcttcaatcagtcagggctgggaaggggctgagaagtgcctggggcacaatcactgccagcccttggcacaggaacctctggctgcaggacaatgcagctgcagctcctggagccatctcctcaagctggaacatcccaatgcctgcagagcctgtgagtacattctctgattgtctcttgtgcagagcagccaggggtgcccagggctgtcctgcagagcagggtcctgcagcccagggcgctgtgctggggcagggactctgctgcctgccagggacagctctcagccagccctggcagctgctgccagcactgggggacaagatctgggtggcaggagacagctggtgaggcttgggagtgttctccttgtgtggggaggatgctgcattgttcaggactgctcccagcatggcatttaactgcagaacatttccaagtagattatacagggagcacagtgAGGCAGGGGTtgcataaaagggaaaatcctgcgtTTTTAATCTACTACTCTGGGTTGCTGGGATGGGAAATTGCACACAGATATTCATCCCTCAGTTCagcctgagaaaaaaaaaaaaaagtttccctTTGATCTGATAAACctggcagtgacagaaatcagaATAGGGCCTCttagaggcagcatcagtgtcacttctccagcctcctcagggttgttCTAActttgccatcagagcctgcagacccagagctgcccctgggcagtgccagagctgggagggctctgcagggcagagctgagcccccagggctgggctgggctctggcagcactggcagggcccagccctgggcacagggaagcagctgctggcagggacagctccaggcagcagagccctgggcaggcagtggggggaaagtgcccccaggctgtgctgggatatttcaagtcctctccaaacccaactattccatgattacttttcttacagatccccatgccaaggcacaccaaaaatgtccaacagcagctccatcaggcacttcctcctgctggcattggcagacacgcggcagctgcagctcctgcacttctgcctcttgctgggcatctccctggctgccctcctgggcaacggcctcatcatcagcgccgtagcctgcggccaccacctgcacacgcccatgttcttcttcctgctcaacctggccctcagcgacctgggcttcatctgcaccactgtccccaaagccatgcacaattccctctgggacaccaggaacatctcctacactggatgtgctgctcagctctttttctttttcttcttcctctcagcagagtattttctcctgaccatcatgtgctacgaccgctacgtgtccatctgcaaacccctgcactacgggaccctcctgggcagcagagcttgtgcccacatggcagcagctgcctgggccagtgcctttctcaatgctctcatgcacacggccaatacattttccctgcccctgtgccatggcaatgccctgggccagttcttctgtgaaatcccacagatcctcaagctctcttGCTCACACTCAAGCCTCAGGGAAACTGGGCTTCTTGCTGTTGGTGCCTGTTTCagttttggctgttttgtgttcattgttttctcctatgtgcagatcttcagggctgtgctgaggatcccctctgagcagggacggcacaaagccttttccacctgcctccctcacctggctgtggtcaccCTGTTCTTCAGCACTGCCATatttgcctacctgaagcccccctccatgtcctccccatcgctggatctggccctgtcagttctgtactcggtggtgcctccagccctgaaccccctcatctacagcctgaggaaccaggagctcaagactgcagtgtggagactgatgactggatgctttcggaaacattaaactgctggcctatttctgcaaatcacttgtaataaaaatCATCTTTGAAAGTTgctttgggtttggttgtgggtttttttttcctttattttacattttttaatcttgactacaaataaatgtcattgtttgtgccaattctcattttgtttctctccaccttccctgtggacACAGACTGTGTCCgtgaggggctgcactctcggtggctttaaaggaactaaaggatctcccagcagagtttatgcagagatgcccttttgttgccttctctggagctgcagcagcaatgtctgtgtgcagagctgggacagatcactgctggcccagcagctgtgcccagcagcagcagcagcagcacttggtgttgccagtgctgctgctgtgggcctgccctgctgccctggtggccctggtgttgctgcagggcctgagtgctctcggggccgggcacagccctgggggtggcagtgccggggctgcagcagggacaggccatgggcactgctggggcagcgctgacgcctcaggccaggccctgggggctccaggctccttgcccaggctctctcaagaacacggccaggccaatgctcagcacagaaacccccatcagcagccccaggctggccgtgggcaggctgggggcaaacagcatggctggggctctgcaagggccctggggcagacgggaaggagcagcagagcaggggctgatccatgcccagtgcgctgcacagcccagggcaacgtcccagagcgtcctcatgcagctgccaacaacatcccccttctgcagccctggcctctcccccagctcacacaggtgccccatccttgcaggcacagacacggcagcactgcctcagcagcccctgtttgcattgcacacagcagggccagcacccccatgctgttgctgtggggacatgaacctgagggagcacaaatgccatcagcccctggggccagcaaggcctgggggacaccagggaaaccactcagctttgtcctggcctctgcactcagccagaaagtttgttcccatcagctgggagtttcctgtgccgctgcagacgctgttgctcagagccagggctgcctggcagccacccccaaactgccctgagcatttccttgccTTCACCTTTGATTTATTTACTCTTCTGGTAGAAATTTCTTCCtattgcccagccctgttccctgccctgcaaacagcccatccctgtttgccctttcctctctgaccccactccccattgcagttcctgacctGGCACCATGGGAAcatcccttgggcagcaggatcatcctacaagtgctgcaggaattgtctgcaggctcctgcagtgcctggtgctgctcccttgccagaggcaccccaggccaggggggcacatctgggctgctgtgtctgcctctggagctccctgttctgggcaatgaggaggaactgcagaggctctgcaggactgacaggatgggctttggggctgccaggagaagctgagggacctgggctgctggagcttctgcagaggaggcccagggctcatcctgcaactgctccaagggtggtttcagagaatcccaaaatcagcaaggttggaaaagaccttggagatcatcaagtccagcctgtgccctgacactgctttgtctgccctgagcctcctcttctccaggataaacaaccccagctccttcagccactcctcacaggacttgtgttccagacccctccccagccccatgctccagcccctccatgtccttcctaaattggggagcccagaactggacacagcactcaaggtgctgcccaaccagtgctgaacacaggggaagaatccctgtcctgctcctgctggtcacaccattcctgatccaggccaggagccattggccttcttgcccacctgggcacactgctgcctcatgtccagcctgctgtccatcagtcccttcaggtccctttctgcctggcagctctgcagccactctgtccccagcctgtagtgttGCAgaggttgttgtggccaaagtgcagg
Coding sequences within:
- the LOC143694438 gene encoding olfactory receptor 14J1-like gives rise to the protein MSNSSSIRHFLLLALADTRQLQLLHFCLLLGISLAALLGNGLIISAVACGHHLHTPMFFFLLNLALSDLGFICTTVPKAMHNSLWDTRNISYTGCAAQLFFFFFFLSAEYFLLTIMCYDRYVSICKPLHYGTLLGSRACAHMAAAAWASAFLNALMHTANTFSLPLCHGNALGQFFCEIPQILKLSCSHSSLRETGLLAVGACFSFGCFVFIVFSYVQIFRAVLRIPSEQGRHKAFSTCLPHLAVVTLFFSTAIFAYLKPPSMSSPSLDLALSVLYSVVPPALNPLIYSLRNQELKTAVWRLMTGCFRKH